A stretch of DNA from Limanda limanda chromosome 16, fLimLim1.1, whole genome shotgun sequence:
gggcccgagcactgacagacagtgaggccctattgaaattgtaaggattattattattatttgtcagggaaatgaattggctttttgaggtctttcacatgctcaaattcttaccaaaatttgcagaaaattagaaagtggtgaaaatgtacgtattctggaggaattttcattatttataatattttcaaGACATTAACATAGACTCACTGTGACTCTTGTGTGAAACAGGCGGTGATAGACGACTGGATTCAGGCTTACGTGACGGACAGAGACTCGTCTCTCCTCGATCTCATCAGCTTCTTCATCCAGTGCTGTGGGTGCAaaggtgagcacacacacaaacaaacacacacacacacacaccgacaccaGGGCAGAACACACCGATTCATGTCTCTGTTTCCCTTCTGTCTTCATCAGGTGTGGTCACAGCAGAGATGTGTCAGAGCAAAGAGGACAGTGATGTGATGAGTAagatggtggaggagctggacgaGGTGCGACGTCTTGAATCTGCCTCAACGGCGTCTTGAAACCCTCAGTGACGACATTCTGAACTGacactgtgtgactgtgtgggtTTCAGGTGGCGAGCATGCAGTATAAAAAGTTTCTGGCCTTCCCGTGGATCCTCACAGTGACGTGGCCCATGGACACAGTCAGTTCAACACAACTCCTTTCTGCACTTTTTCTCTTTCCCATCCTTCACATTAGGGAGGTAGAGAAAACAATTTAggccaggggtcttcaacgtttttcaggccaaggacccccaaacttgtgaagagatggagcagggaccctgtactatatatattgtataaaattgtgttttatattaaactgggcctagtgccatatataaacatagctaccctgtgaattcaatactaagctactcaaatattacacgggttcatatattcatgtttttaatttaaacatgtgccaGGTACAGGATGGCCATgtcactgccatttataaacatatatCTTgaatacaacactgagctattaaagtaattcacagattcaggtttttattttaaaaatgttgaagagacagtgaatcctcaagctatctgtggatggcacacatactcccacattagtgagatgtcggaccttGATAGGTAGCACataacttatctaatcttggatggatggaggttgtcaggcagaggttcagatcagcctcacaatatgttggttgcatgttaatgtgtactttaagagatttaaatttgtgggaaaaaaattggttggaaaataaatgaaaaattaattagaaaaaaaaaaaatggtctcAACCAaacatttcgcgacccccctgttgaagacctctgatttaGGCTATTGAGTGATTTACTTCTCCCTatttccccctcctctctgctgtagGACAGTGTGGAGTATCCCCTCACACAGTCAGGTCCGTACGGTCGCTGGTTCCACTCTGAGTTCTGTGACTTTGTGTCGGTGCTGGTGGCTCAGTGTCAGCACAGCGTCGTCTTCGACAGCTACCTGATGCACACGCTGATCTCGCTGCTCACGGAGCTGTCCAACTCTTACATACGGGCCTTCAGACACACCTGTACTCTCGCAGGTGAGGATCAGTaaacacatcagacacacacacatcagggtTCCCACGGTCATGAAatacctggaaaagtcatggaattgtacaATGtatatttccaggcctggaaaggtgcttgaaaaaaattaaatcaagtcatggaaatttgttacattcatgttttcatgtccttcatttacgctgagttttaaataattcatatgcttttaaaagaaatacgctcaaaatataaccAGGCATACGCTAATACTAATTGAAAAGTTTGGTGGGGAAGCAGGCgggataatgcactatgccagggacgtgtagatttaaccatgcTTGGCTACAAAAGGAAAAGTACATGCCATGGGTTACAACCAAatacttcattcatttgtgtcatttaaggtatactgtatgctttggaattctcattgttagctgAAATACTAAATGTTGTCACCTTTTCATGTAAACacagagatttcacaaaatatttggtcatggaaatttggtttagggtaattgaaaagtcatggaaagtcctggaaatccattggtcaaaacgtgtatgaaccctgacacacacacacacacctaacacacacacgcacacacacacacacacacacacacacacacacacacacacacacacacacacacacacacacacacacacacacacacacacacacacacacacacacacacacacagtaatgtgAGTAAACCGATCGTTCTCTTGTTTTCTCTAATAAGCGGTGAAGCTGTTGAGTGCTCTGGTGGGCGTGGCTCTGAGCCTAAGTGTCGGGATTGAAAACAGTCAGAAACTGTGCAAGGTGCAGAAGACAAAGACCACGCGACAGAAAGTCACGCCGCAGCTGGAGAGAATACAGAAGAAGATCGCAGAGGTGAGACATGTCACCCTGTGCCTGGCTGGGAAGAGGAGAATGTAGATGATTTTAAACTTTGCTCtgtttcacatctttccttcctctcgctcctccagctgcaggggAAGAGGGCGGAGATAGAGAGCATGATGGACATCGTCTTTAAAGGGGTTTTTCTCAAGAGATATCGGTAAATTAACTTCATTGAGTACGCTGGTCGTAGCTGAACGTTTAATgtgcatcatcatcactattgagtcagcgtgtgtgtgtgtgtgtgtgtgtgtgtgtgtgtgtgtgtgtgtgtgtttccgtgcAGCGATGTGCTTCCAGAAATTCGCTCCATCTGCGTGGAGGAGTTGGGTTTGTGGATGAAGCTCTACAGTTCTGAATTCCTGAACGACACCTACCTCAAATACATGGGCTGGATGATGTACGACAAAGTAAATAACAGCAAAGTCACAATATTATTTTAATCTTGTCCAATGAAATGATTAGAAATGTTAGAAAACAAGCGATTCCCTGTGTTTATAAACCAAATGTGCTGCTGTGCAtatcatctttctttcttttagaTACCAGATGTGCGTCTCAAGTGTGTGTTAGGTTTGCAGCGTTTGTTTGAGGATCCTCTGCTTCTCCCCAAACTGGACCTGTTCACCAGCCGCTTCAAGGTAACCCAACCTGCTTAAAGCTGCATCACTGAACCATAGCCACTAGAGGGGAGTAAAGAACCAAAGATAGAACCAAAATAGGCCACAAAGTCTAAAGAGCTCAAGAGATGGGtgataaatctgtgtttttgacACTTCAAGCAACACAAGTTacatgttcatgtttgtttacagtCCATGGACTTTATCAGAAGCTTTGATGAATAAGGGTCAAACATAAATATGTGTGGtgtttactgtttgtgttttaggaGCGGTTGATCTCCATGACGCTGGACAAGGACAATGAAGTGTCCTTACAGACCatgaagctgctgcttctcatcTCCAGGTCAGTCACcaacatgtttgttgttcttaTCCTTTATTTTCCATCCATCCTGCATGTTTTCCCGCTATTTGCTTAACTTGCAATACTTTTGCAGAACATGTGATGATGTGCTGAGTCCAGACGACTACAAGCAGCTGCTCCAGTTCGTTTACTCCTCACAGCGACCTCTAGCAGCCGCCGCAGGGGAGCTGCTCTACTCGAGGTGAGTTGAAcctgagaagaaaataaaacaaaacatcaaaaaacAGTTAATTCATGTTTAGCTGGATATTGTTGGTTCCTCTCAGGCTTCTCAGCTCTGGAGCTCATACGTCTGATTCCCAGGATGATATAAATGAGGAGGAGGCGCATAAACTCCAAACATCTGCCAGACTGAAgtctctgctgcagtttcacCAGGAGTCTGAGGTGAAATCTGTCGGCTCTTTGAGGGTTTCCGTTTATTTTCACAtcatgatgttgtgtgttttttaatggaccaTGTTCCCATACATGAACTGACatagctgtgtatgtgtgtgtgtgtgtgtatccagctGCACAAGCACGTAGTGTACCTGGTGGACAGCCTGTGGGACTGTGGCGGAGCTCTGCTGAAGGACTGGGCTGCCCTCACGTCCATACTGCTGCAGGAACCGTCCTCACACGGTCCAGGtgagaaaaactgtgtgtgtcaatgtgtgtggttctgtgtgagTGGTGGAACAGGCAATGaatcgttttttatttataatggaTAACGATTCGTCATCTGAGAAGATTTGTTTAAACCCATTGATGACTAGTGTCATCACCTAACCCACTAAAGTGTATAGTGATTAGTGAGAGCAGCTGTACATCTAAATACTGTCTCATCATCTAAATACCTTGTTCTAGTCTACAGGATGTTTTGTAGAGTAACAATGTTCTAAagaatgaaatgtattttgtccttgttttctctccatGTAATTTTAAGAGcacttttattattgttttatattcaacATCTTTTATCTGGTTATTATTGCCTATTAATAATATGTTGTGTGTAGTTAGCAGCATACTTTACCATatattgactgtgtgtgtatgtaggtCTTACACTGGCAGAGCAAGCGCTGCTCGCAGAGATCCTGGTGGCGTCGGTGCGTCAGGCCTCAGAGGGACCAGCCCTGGCCGGTAGAAGTGGAGCGAAGAAGGTCAGTGAGGGAAAGTATTccaaatttgaaaaacaatcCGGAATTGAATTTTACAGGACTGAGGCATCTATAAAAATCAACACGTGTACTGTGGTATATTCAAATTCCAGGCAATGAACGCCAGAGAAAAGAAGCTTCAGACCGATGACTGCACTAAACTCACCCAACATCTCCTCACTGTTCTTCCAAAGCTACTGAATAAGGTTTTTATTCCTCACATAGTTGTGACATTTAATTCAGTGGAGATCATTCTTCTCTCTCTACGTTACACCATCAtgtctgttgtgtgatgtcGTTTTGACAGTTTTCAAGTAGCGCAGATGTCGTTGCCTCCCTGTTGAGGATTCCTCAGTTCTTCATCCCTGAGTGTCCTgaggctgaaaacacacaggTCCGGACATTCAACTTTCACAAACGGGAAAATGTCTCAGAACGTCACAGTCTGCAGATTCTACAACCAACTGGTTCTGTTCTGGTCTTCCACCTCAGGCGGTTTCCAGCCTGGTGGCGGAGCTGGGAGCTGTGTTGGACTTCCACTCGGGCCCGGCTGTTGTGGAGGCCGCGGCTCGCACCTACCTGAGTCTGTGTGGGGGGGAGACGTCCTGTGGCTCTGTGGCACGGGACGCCAGAGACTCTCTGGTCCAGACCTGGGTGGACAAACTGACAGTTCTGCTGGAGGACTCATTGCAGGTGGGAGGCCTCAAATCCTTCAGACAGGATTAAAGAGGGAAAATCCATCTTTTTGTGTAATTTCGTAAATCTAAGATCACAGATGATGACGGGTGATGTTTGGCAGCCAGCACCAACAGTCGGACTCCCTTACTGGCAAAGAACAATGAGCCTGTGTGAAGAAAACAACTCACTACTTCCTGTTTATCTGTTACAGGGCGACTGTTTCTCTGCTGATGAGGAGAAAACCGGAGACATTTTATCCACACTGAGGAAACTGAGAGCTTTCCACAGGTAAGATCTGATTGAAGTGTGAGCCTCTGATGTCCtggtcctgatcctgatcctggtcTGAGAGTGAtgagcatgtgtttgtgcttctctctgtgtcGCTGTAGCTGTCACGACCTCTCTCGGTGGAGTCTGttccagctgctctctcctctcctgtcagcAGGAGGAGCTCCACCCGAGGTACCATCATTTCCCTCTGAAAGATGAGTTGAACCTCCCCAGATTAATCTATTTATCCTCTTcgtttatattttctttattgtctcTTCCCTGGTGTGTGAAGGTGCTGTTGGAGGTTCtgcagtgtctgtgtttcttccTGATCTGGTCCCTCAACGGGAGCAGTGGAACTCTGACATCCAGAGTGAGTTACATCTGATTTGATAAGCTCATAACCGTAGttagtgtaaatgtaaagataTAAAATGCTGGTGTTCTTTTACATAAGTGAAAAtccattatatacaatatatctaTTGCTTAAAAACCCTATCTGTTAAATGTATGGATTTAGGGTTCTTTGTAAGAATACGGATAAGTCGTAAGTCAACTCCTCTGCTTGGTGGAACCATTCATATTGGTGCATTTGTCCATTACCAGTTCCTTCGGTTTACACAAATGCGTCCACCTCCTCCACGTTTGTTTTTCGACATTTCAGAAAATTTGAATATCTGACTTACGTAAGTTTTTTTTAGTGTGATTGCATTTCTAGAGAGGCCTATGAGGTAAGTGACACTATTTTTTGCACAACTTCAGCTGCTCTTCtattttcctttttgaaaacttgaaaacacaatatttgtcacaatagtatgtgtgtgtgtgtgtgtatttaaggAGAAGGCTGTGGCCCAGAGGCTCCAGCTGCGTCTGTTCTGTGAGCGGagtcatcactctctctctcactccgaCCACAGCGTCCGACATCAGGTGAGCAGCAGACGTCAGGTTTCGGTTTTGGCGCCGTTTACTCTTTTATTTGAGCCTTTTCTAATAGTTCTGTCATTTCTCTGTTTGTAGGCTTTCCTGGGTGTGTGTGACGTCCTGGTGGCTCATTCCTACCAGACCCACGTGTGGGATCCCACCTCCTTCGGTCCGCTGCTCCACACGCCCAGTCCCAaactgcagagggcgctgtcgACCTTTGTATGCATGCACGTCTTCGTTGGCCCAGACTGTGACAGTCAGAGTAGAGGTGAGACTGTTTCCTTCACCTTCACTGTAGAGTAGACGGATGATTTCACATTCATCTCTGTGCTCACAATAAATCAGCAGATGAGAATTATTTTGTGACAAATAGTTTGGTTAATTCAGTAGCTTATACAAATGAGATAGAAactggatttattttaaatcaatgcCTGAGAAGGAGTTGATGCAGCAGTAACAAGTGATTTTACGGGTTATGTATTATCCATCTGAAAAtggtttgttttaaactttaaattaagatgttgccaaaataaaaatgtggttaTAATTATAAAGGAAATAGCTAAAAATGGAAGTTTCTACAGTTTTTAAGGACACTaaaatgcatttgtttattttatttgtagataaattaaaaatagtGCATAGACTCATACAAATATCCATTATTCTAAATTCTTAATTTTGCTATTTTATGACTTTGAACTACCATTCATTATAGATAGGTTTGATAATCAGTAAACAATAATTACATTGACATTAATGCTGTATGTAGGTTGAAATTCTTAATGTTGGTCTTTCAAACTGATGAGATCAGACCTGTAAAACAAGATGTAGCACATTTGTGGAAGCTCTGATGGACACTAGGAACTAGTCTTCAcaaatttttataaaaatgaggaaaattatAAGTAAGGTTTCAAGAAAACTAGGTGGAAAATGTAGAATATAGAACCACTAAATAACTACAACTTTATTGTAATGTAACCTAAACAAagtaattgaattgaatttctTCCCAGGTAGGGCACTTATCATCACTTTCTCTAATtttccagagaataattcatggatcttgatgaaaagaatcaggTGGACTGTGATGTATGTGGAATtgagtgcagatccaaatacaaagaCAGATCGAGTGAATTTAATTGTGGTCTGATGTTGGGCCTTGGCCCGACTGTGTGCCTTCTAGCTTTACATCCAATGCATTTGAAACATTCAAGTTCCAGGACTTCTACAAAACTGAGAAtaggttttattttctctgtaaaCTTTTCAGATAAGAGTTTCTGcttcatatttgtgtgtttgacaaaCTTGTGTTCAGGCAGCGTCTGAGGACTCCCAGGAGAAAACGAGGTGCTGTACTTGCCCAGTAGATGGCACTGTCACTCTGCCCGAGCGTCCGCCTGCTGCTCTGAGCGACGCCTCGGTTCAGAGCCGCGGTAACAACATGCAGATATTAAATGCACGGCCACGCGTTTGGCGTAATAACTCACTGCAGAGCCGCCTGCCGACTGCAAATGGGGCCTGATTTGCAACCTGACCTGACAATTGACCCTCAATTACAAAGGAAAACCTGTTAATACCTTCAGACTGAAACAGGGCCGACTAATTTGTATGAAAGGATGTTCGACTTTGTTATGCAAAGTGATGCAGCTTGTAAATTGATGAGGACAGTATGCCTCTGTGTGATCTAAAATGAGGAAAACAAGATTGACATGTTGGAAATACATACGGGGGTTTTCTCTTTGTGAAGTCCTGCAGGTAAACCCAGGAATTCATTCACGGCTCCACTGTAACgcaaaaaacatttctttattaaCTTTCATGACGGCTTCTACTTCCAGAAACATATTGCATCCAAATACGGGAGAAGTCCGCAGAAGTCAATAAATGTCCTGGTGGGAATTTCTTAAATGTTCAACCAAATACAATACAGGATTATTGGTTTTTGAACATGTAATAAAAAGTCGTGGTTTTATTGGATTTGCCTGGTAACAGTTTTGTTGTATGGACAGTGTTTTCGATTAGTTGCTGGATCAGAGATCACTCGAAGGGCAAGGCCACCGAGTTAAATCATAAAATCAGGGCAATCTTTTCCCGTGAGAAAATTCCATTAACTCTGGCTCACCTCCGCGTCTGTTTTATTAGCCCTGCGAAAAGATTGAAGCCACATGGTGTCACAACCATAACTCTGCTCTTATGTTATCTTTGATTTCCACCTGCTAAAGCCATTGTCCCGAAACAAACTGGAACACTCTTTCCCCCTCGCGCtttgttcttttcctttctGTTATATGATTTCTCATGATTAATCACTCCTCTAActtcaccccctcctcctctcctctcctctcctttccccccccccccgctctccacCACTTCACATCCGACCGCACGCTTCCCCTCCCGTCTGGCTCCGTCAGTCAGCGAAGGCTCCGAGGTGGAGAGGCTGGAGGACCTTCACAGACGGAGAAATCTGCTGGCGGCCTTCTGCAAACTGATAGTGCACGGGGTGCTGGAGATGAGCACGGCAGCTGAGGTCTTCATGTATTACACGAAGGTAAAGGGGCAACTCCTTAAAGGGAGAGTTCAACAGTTTGGGGAAAAAGGCACTAAACAAGGGGAAACAGTCGCTATGACTCGGTCCAAAGGTGAAAAAATCTGACCCTCAGCACCTCCGAAGTTTGTCTCCTGGATCCAAACAGCAAATAAGCTTACTGGACACATCCTCAAGTGTCCTGATATCATTCCATTGTGCAACCGTGCATCTATGTTGAGTTTAAAGTTAAACACACCACAAAGTTTGCTAGGATGtgttttaacaaggttttgTGTGTATGCTTCTTGTTTTGGGGCAACTCCAGAACATCTCTGCACTTGACCAACAAATAGTCGGACATGTAGTTCAACTCCCTGTAAAACTATAAATATTTGCTctaataatttgtgttttttatggaTTACACAAATGTGATACAAAGTGTTGGTCAGTGAGGTTAGGTGATCACACAGTGTCCACTCTAAATTAACTAGTTTTTTGCCGAATAACTTTCTCAAATagtattttctctctctttttcccctcAGTATTATAACGACTTTGGAGACATCATCAAGGAGACCATGTACAGGGCCAGACAGACGGATAAGATAGAGAGCTCTCGCACACTAGTCCTCTGTTTGCAACAGGTAAGGTCACTTAATGCATCCAAAATAATGATCGTTAACCACTCACAAGCGGATAGATGCTGATTCGGCATTTCTTCTGCGCTCCTCAGCTGTTTGTGCGACtaaagaagcagcaggagagcgGTGGCAGGGCTGAAGCCGGAGTCCAGACCTTCACCAGCATCAAGGAGCTGGCCCGGCGCTTCGCCCTCACCTTCGGGGACACGGTCAAGTTTCGGGAGTGCGTCGTCATGATGCACAGGTAAGAGCGCGGGTTCTCACGATCTGGAGTCAGTATTTGCAGGTTTTTGTGCCTCAAcgtcttttgtctttgtgtgaatTCATTCAGGACGGGGATCGAGTTTGTGTTCCAAGAGTTTAGCCAGACCCCGGAGACCCCGACGCCAGCGCTCCTCTCGTACCTCACCATCCTCAGCGAGTTCTCCAGCAAACTGCTCAAACCAGACAAGAAGACAGTGTAagtcagaggtcttcaacggGGGGTCCgcagaggtactgcaggggggtcgcgaaatgttTGGTTGATGagaccagtggttctcaaatgggggtACTTGTACCACTGGGGGTACGTGAAGGCACTCCAGGGGGTACTtgagatttaaaaatatatatatttaaaattagcatccattgaaaaatccttttaaaatagttatttaataaatattcaataaaatataagtgTAAGTTCATAAACTGAATAGTATATTGAGTAGGCTATTCATTTTCATTATCCTAACAAACCAAGAcccattaaatatttttatt
This window harbors:
- the si:ch211-269e2.1 gene encoding cohesin subunit SA-2, with translation MIPESRSSEQTKKSHDEANSSGAVNHSEDESGNENQQKNVRRRKRPHKGSENVQRKSARAGCSRVGRARGGRGKRRHVENVTLFEVLTMGRSAMRAVIDDWIQAYVTDRDSSLLDLISFFIQCCGCKGVVTAEMCQSKEDSDVMSKMVEELDEVASMQYKKFLAFPWILTVTWPMDTDSVEYPLTQSGPYGRWFHSEFCDFVSVLVAQCQHSVVFDSYLMHTLISLLTELSNSYIRAFRHTCTLAAVKLLSALVGVALSLSVGIENSQKLCKVQKTKTTRQKVTPQLERIQKKIAELQGKRAEIESMMDIVFKGVFLKRYRDVLPEIRSICVEELGLWMKLYSSEFLNDTYLKYMGWMMYDKIPDVRLKCVLGLQRLFEDPLLLPKLDLFTSRFKERLISMTLDKDNEVSLQTMKLLLLISRTCDDVLSPDDYKQLLQFVYSSQRPLAAAAGELLYSRLLSSGAHTSDSQDDINEEEAHKLQTSARLKSLLQFHQESELHKHVVYLVDSLWDCGGALLKDWAALTSILLQEPSSHGPGLTLAEQALLAEILVASVRQASEGPALAGRSGAKKAMNAREKKLQTDDCTKLTQHLLTVLPKLLNKFSSSADVVASLLRIPQFFIPECPEAENTQAVSSLVAELGAVLDFHSGPAVVEAAARTYLSLCGGETSCGSVARDARDSLVQTWVDKLTVLLEDSLQGDCFSADEEKTGDILSTLRKLRAFHSCHDLSRWSLFQLLSPLLSAGGAPPEVLLEVLQCLCFFLIWSLNGSSGTLTSREKAVAQRLQLRLFCERSHHSLSHSDHSVRHQAFLGVCDVLVAHSYQTHVWDPTSFGPLLHTPSPKLQRALSTFVCMHVFVGPDCDSQSRVSEGSEVERLEDLHRRRNLLAAFCKLIVHGVLEMSTAAEVFMYYTKYYNDFGDIIKETMYRARQTDKIESSRTLVLCLQQLFVRLKKQQESGGRAEAGVQTFTSIKELARRFALTFGDTVKFRECVVMMHRTGIEFVFQEFSQTPETPTPALLSYLTILSEFSSKLLKPDKKTVFMYLQKHTAELFINLRDECWQPLVYYRASLLTAAEGEDAVSGVSSDRKPPPPNRSPFSKQKLEGSKSPCLFSPVDSKVSKGHRSKFSPSHQEKTTDLDPFSIPLEPAARSLHPEGFVLSSSNEAEDDTVEIEL